The following proteins are encoded in a genomic region of Alosa alosa isolate M-15738 ecotype Scorff River chromosome 10, AALO_Geno_1.1, whole genome shotgun sequence:
- the tp53inp2 gene encoding tumor protein p53-inducible nuclear protein 2: MFQRLTSLFFGSAEDSSPAVPVPRPHEEDEEEWQLVNITEADIPSGSSSLADVAMNQPSLPVCLPQPSQASEESVVSLMNNTSLAEEEVPVPLRATAGRLVRGLASQAGALAKVTQITRVQHAQARAHRCYLGRNCIQRQNSTRQRLPRHATRQHPKMLQQPGHRNFCH; encoded by the exons ATGTTCCAGCGTCTTACAAGCCTCTTCTTTGGGAGTGCAGAGGACTCTTCCCCTGCAGTTCCGGTGCCCAGACCtcatgaggaggatgaggaggaatgGCAGCTCGTCAACATCACTG AAGCAGACATTCCCAGTGGGTCCAGTTCTCTGGCAGATGTGGCAATGAACCAGCCCAGCCTACCAGTGTGTCTTCCCCAGCCTAGCCAGGCCTCTGAGGAGAGTGTTGTTAGCCTCATGAACAACACTAG CCTGGCAGAAGAAGAGGTGCCTGTTCCACTCAGAGCCACGGCAGGTCGCCTGGTTCGTGGGCTGGCGTCGCAGGCTGGCGCCTTGGCTAAGGTCACACAGATTACCCGCGTGCAGCACGCACAGGCACGGGCACACCGCTGCTACCTGGGCCGCAACTGCATCCAGCGGCAGAACAGTACCCGGCAGAGGCTGCCCCGCCACGCCACACGGCAACACCCAAAGATGCTGCAGCAGCCCGGCCACCGCAACTTCTGCCACTGA
- the LOC125301722 gene encoding glutathione hydrolase 7-like: protein MDVHNSSTSSEQAYGQNTRCDGTTLIHEKKLIGGKSVLDYNSMGLQTASIKSLGSWTGLHDRPPAGVGVAPADSEEKMIELRDTSGDPESQSLDSFRETRSDPFERKSRKCRFCDEAKFLATFITFSLGVTLVLVVHIYIAPPEVVGPGVVVTDSELCASLGLGVIRDGGSSVDAAITTALCQGIVHPHLSGIGGGGVMLVHDGRKNESVVIDFGETAPSRIQEKILQHDLQHKSGLLVGVPGMLRGLHQAHQLYGRMPWHDVVVRAANIAKEGFNVSDSLARAIDSQKGKNVSTNFRAMFLPQGQPLPPLSTLKLPHLATLLERVASHGMEEFYHGNVSEEIALTVQANGGVLTRADLANYSSVLQEALTSQFKGYQVHVPPPPSAGGALLYFLNIIEGFKFTEQNQEGSAPHWIAEALKAALDLANGLVDPKFDSSVSGTISNMLSKSHAAVLRHMISNSSYAGGPGFNSRGSSEHSGLRSLRGNASASSQVLVMGPDDVIVSLSCSLNWPFGSGLITPSGIVLNSQVMNFSWLTAPQNMTFLNQRNRLQRGKRPLSFLMPTIVRQMGRQCGQSVALGASIGHWALSGIAQVLIKLMSAHKNLTYSLSEGRLHPSLQTNVILVDSEFQEGRVQALRQRGHVVQRVEHLSLVLGAERRGDVMHGVTDPRSTEASAQAITRPSPGVQIKPGS from the exons ATGGACGTGCATAACTCTTCTACCAGTAGCGAACAAGCGTACGGACAAAACACTCGATGTGATGGGACAACATTAATACACGAGAAGAAGTTAATCGGCGGCAAATCTGTGCTCGATTATAATTCCATGGGCCTACAAACTGCGTCTATCAAGAGCCTTGGATCATGGACAGGTCTTCATGACAGGCCACCAG CTGGGGTAGGCGTCGCGCCGGCTGATTCTGAAGAGAAAATGATAGAGCTCCGCGACACGAGTGGAGACCCAGAAAGCCAGAGTTTGGATTCTTTTAGAGAGACTCGCAGTGACCCTTTCGAACGAAAATCTAGGAAATGTCGCTTTTGTGACGAGGCAAAGTTCCTCGCCACTTTCATCACCTTTTCACTGGGAGTGACCCTTGTCCTTGTTGTGCATATTTATATCGCACCTCCTGAG GTAGTGGGCCCTGGGGTGGTGGTGACTGACAGCGAGCTGTGTGCATCGCTAGGGCTGGGGGTGATCAGAGATGGGGGATCCAGTGTGGACGCTGCCATCACCACAGCACTCTGCCAGGGTATAGTACATCCACACCTCTCTGGCATAGGAGG TGGTGGGGTGATGCTGGTTCATGATGGTCGGAAAAATGAAAGTGTGGTGATTGATTTTGGTGAAACGGCTCCCTCTAGAATTCAAGAGAAAATACTACAACATGACCTGCAGCACAAG TCAGGCCTTCTTGTTGGAGTGCCAGGCATGCTCAGAgggctacaccaggcacatCAGCTGTATGGAAG GATGCCATGGCATGATGTGGTGGTGAGAGCAGCCAACATTGCAAAAGAAGGATTCAATGTCTCTGACAGCCTGG CTCGGGCCATAGACTCTCAGAAAGGGAAGAATGTCTCTACGAACTTCAGGGCAATGTTCTTACCTCAGGGTCAGCCACTTCCTCCACTCTCCACCCTGAAGCTACCCCATCTGGCCACTCTTCTGGAACGTGTTGCCAGCCATGGGATGGAGGAGTTCTACCACGGGAATGTATCTGAGGAAATTGcattaaca GTGCAGGCAAATGGGGGAGTGCTTACCAGAGCGGACCTGGCTAACTACAGCTCGGTGCTACAAGAGGCTTTAACAAGCCAGTTTAAAG GATACCAGGTGCATGTACCTCCTCCACCCAGTGCTGGTGGAGCTCTGCTGTACTTCCTCAATATCATAGAGGGCTTTAAATTCACTGAACAAAATCAAGAAGGTAGTGCCCCCCACTGGATTGCAGAG GCCCTAAAAGCAGCCCTAGACCTGGCAAATGGGTTGGTGGACCCCAAGTTTGACTCCTCTGTCTCAGGCACCATCTCTAACATGCTCAG TAAATCACATGCCGCCGTGCTGCGTCACATGATTAGCAATTCCAGCTATGCAGGAGGTCCTGGGTTCAACTCCCGGGGAAGCTCCGAACACTCAGGACTCCGTAGCCTGCGGGGCAATGCTAGTGCTTCCAGCCAAGTGCTTGTCATGGGCCCTGATGACGTTATTGTGTCACTGTCGTG CTCTCTCAATTGGCCCTTTGGAAGTGGACTCATCACCCCATCTGGTATTGTTTTAAACAGCCAAGTTATGAACTTCTCCTGGCTTACAGCTCCTCAGAACATGACCTTTTTGAACCAG CGTAACAGGCTCCAGAGAGGGAAGAGGCCCCTGTCCTTTCTCATGCCCACCATAGTGAGACAGATGGGCAGGCAGTGTGGGCAGTCTGTGGCCCTGGGGGCCTCCATAGGTCACTGGGCCCTAAGTGGCATAGCTCAG GTGCTGATTAAACTGATGTCAGCCCACAAAAATCTGACTTACTCTTTATCGGAAGGGAGACTCCACCCAAGTCTGCAAACAAACGTTATTCTGGTTGATT CTGAGTTCCAGGAGGGGCGTGTACAGGCCCTGCGTCAGAGGGGCCATGTTGTCCAGAGGGTGGAGCATCTCTCCCTGGTGCTGGGAGCCGAACGAAGAGGAGATGTGATGCACGGAGTCACAGATCCACGCTCCACTGAGGCCTCGGCTCAGGCTATCACAAGGCCCTCGCCAGGGGTCCAGATTAAGCCAGGATCTTGA